The following is a genomic window from Solanum lycopersicum chromosome 6, SLM_r2.1.
ttttcaaaaatttcaccGTCAATGTGGAATGCCGTAGAACTTGTTTCATTTGCTTCTATTGAACGTGTTTTTCTagagaaaatgtttttcaaaaatttcaatcaaagaaacataaaaatatataaaaaaaaagattagattTTACTTTCACTTTTCACATATCAAGCAAAAGACAATTCTTTTTTCCTCAATATTTTACCCTTaacattaataaattatttcccATATCATTTTCCAAAATCTAATACTAAACGTCAATGAATAAAGATAGTGTTGTAAAATAGtaatgatattttcttaatggatatgtcaaaattcaaatatgacaagtaaaagtgaacgGAGGGAGTAGAAAATGTCTCCCTCCATACCGAACACACCCgataagtaaagaaaaagagactCTTGAATACTCTTCCACAAGGGCAAAGCGGAAATCTACATGATTCAAAACACAATTTCAACAACATACCCCGCGTTATCCCACATAGTGGGGTCTAGCGAGGGTAGAATCTATGCAAATCTTATCACTACATAAgaggtaaaaaaaatttcaatagacTCGATTCACGAAAAACCAGCCCAAAATagtagaaagaaagaaataacgAAAACGAAgacaattatgaaaaaatactacaaaaaatCTCACAAATCATCCTAAACAATAGTCATAACAAGATATAATGATAATTAAAGTGAAAAATGACCAAGCTCAAAGGACAAAAACTACAAGAGTACAAGGGCTATTGACACTCGGTGCAAAACTCGGTGGATAATGAACGCGCTTCTCTACATTCTCCACTTTGAGTAACAGGCTTTGGTCTACAACACGATTCCAACTTGTTCAAATTTTGGTCAGGGGTTGCAAAACTATGACCTTCCAAAGGATCAAAGAAAAACATTTCCACCTTGTTCTACTCAATGAAGGTAAAGGATGCTACCTGATACAAAACTAACCTAAATATTATAGCTGAATCTTTCAAAGATTGCAAATATGATCATCCAAAAGGTCTAAGAAAAAACAGTTCCAACTTGTTCATTCAATGAAGGTACAAGGATACCACCTCACCAAAAAACTAGCGAACATGAGGTCCTATTAAGGTTCAAACATTAACATTTATACTAACAACAATTAACAAAGCTAGTACAAGGCAAATATCTAAGAAATAGTTCCAGATACTAGAAGGCGATCTCACCCCAATCTATACAGTTATACCAGTGCCTTCTTACCTTTGAAGGCTATCGTGGTACTTAGCAggactttctttttcttgactAGATATTGAATGTCCCCATGTTTTCTTTGTTTCCTGTTTCTTTCATTGGAGGGTAGCACGGTGGTAAAGGGTACAAGCACGCAgcatgagagagagagagagagagagagagagagggagatcAGTAACTAAGATTGAAGCTTTGACAGTATAAACAAAATCCACGAATCTACTCCGACATAAAATAAGCATTATAATGGAACTGTAAATGCAATTGTTCAGTACGTAGCGTAAACAGCAGACAGAAATTCTGTTGAGATTTGCAAATATCACCCTGCTAAATCATTTATAATGCATAGATAGGACACAAAGGCTAAAGCAATCACAAAAATTTAGTGTTAAGTGGAATACATCATGGTTCAtctatatcatataaaatgtaaTAACAACTTTTCGCACCACAGTTATAAATGACAGTGGTTACCTAAAAAGTTGGTTCAATTAACAAACAGGTTTTCGAGAACCAATGAATGTATCACCAGGTAAATGATGGTTTTGGAGGTAAGTATGCATAATCAACAAGTCATCCAGCAAAATGCTAATACTAGAATTACGTCATGATCCCCAAGTAAGCAATGAAATCTTCCAAAAGCTATACAATATCTGCACCAGCATCTGGTAACGTACTCATCTGTAAACTTCTACCAGTTCCAGCTGCGAAAAAACGTACCGAAGGCAGAGAGGGATCCGTGACAGGTTCAATCTCAAGAAAGTTCAAATCAAATGTACCAGACTTTTTCAAACTGAAAACAAACACAAGCACAGTCCATCCCAGCATTGTAACTGCCCAGTAATTGTTCATCCCATGTATCAAACCCCAACCAACAGCATAACCAACAATAATTCCCGATAAATGTCCAATAAAACTCGCTTGAGGAACAATAATGGAAGTGAATATGAGCGACTCAAATGGCGCAAAGCTGATCGGAAGTGAAAGAAAACCAAAAAGATTCAACTTTGACGACGGTTGCTTGACCGAAAGAATCGTCATCCAACCAAACACCACACAAGAATATCCAACAGCAGTAACTCTCCGAAAATACTCTAGCTTAAATTTCTGAATCAAGATATGGTACATTCCGATGACAAGCATGCCCGAAAGAACAACCAACACCAGTGTATAATGAAGATAATACTGCACACCAAGACCTAAATGCCCCAATTGTTCAACAACTCCAAGACTCCAAAGTGCACTCATATTGAAAACAAGATGAAGCACACTAATATGTGAAAGTGCTGATGTTATTATCCTCCAATAATGACCCTCCAAAGCAGTTTCATAACTCAAACCAACATGTGAATAACCAATATTTGACTTCTGAATATAAAACCAAATTGCACTACATATTCCAATTGCACAACTGGTTGCTGGCTTCTCCAATATCTCATAAAACAATGGTTTCCCCATGTGAAGAAACCTTTAACCCCCTCAGTTACTCACAATTCCTTCTTCAACTTTATTGCTAAAATGCTTACAAATACACTACTTCCTCCCCTTTATTTAACCTTCTTGTAATGTCATTAATCAAATTCAATACAGAATCCTCAGAAAAATTGAATCTTGAAACAGATATAGAAAACCCCAAATCAGAAAATCAAGAATCTTGCACTTCAGACTAATTTATTGAACGTCAAATCACATAAAGACCCAAATCAGCAAACCCAACTTCAGAATTTCTTGATTGCAATCCTATTCAGATCCAATACAACTAAGAATACTTTGTACGAAGATCAATCAAGCTatcaaatttcaataaatttagAGAATTTGATGGTACCCCAAATCTAAaaacaagcaaaattgaatgtatgaataCTTACAGATTTCTTGAGGAAATGTTGCTAGAAAATCAATGTAATTAGAAAGAGGGGTTTTAGTTGTTTCGCTTGTGAAGAAGAGTCGAGGCTCCTCTGGAGTGACATACGCAAGCAAATGCAAAAATTACAATTGTGGTCTCTTGTCGGGACTAGTTTGATAGTTTCGTGTGTAAGgtataagataataataatctCGAAATAAAATGCATATGTTTAGTTTtggagaaaatatataaaattattattaaaattgtattgtatttgtataaaaatattttaattttagaagtGTTCTATCACgtcacaaatttttttaatatctttgtaaatatatcattttgacCCATTCTTTTGTCTATGTTATTAGGCCTGATGCTGTAATATTCATTCAACTCGTTCCgaccctattttttttttcaagaaaaagttttcttttcttttgttatttctcaacttttcctaaaaacacaaaatataaaaagaatctTCTCGTTTTCGTTTGGTGTTGAATGTTTCTTGGTGAAGATTCATGGAGGGACAAGGGAATGAAGGTCTAACATATTAGGGCTCTACACTATATGataaagatttttttcttttcgatTATTATGATTTTAGGAATTTTTATAGTGTTAAGAATGTTGATATCGCGAAAATTAAAAGAGAACTCAAATTTCCACCTTATTGCGCTTGGGAAGATGATGAATTCGTCAAAGAGAGAGTACCAATGTTGATCTTGCTTTGAAAAAGATGAAATTGTGAATTTATGCTTACCAATGGCTATTTGAGTTTAAATTTGGAGAAGATgatgtaaattaattaaataattaataataaagaaataaagtgaCATATAACACTTTTAAACTGGTTAATGGCATTAAAAAGACTGCATCATGCGTCTTATGTGCTTAGTAACAACCAGACAAGGAAATGAGTTAAAATGACTCATTtacaaagatattaaaaaaatttgtgggGTGATAGAACACTtccaaagttaaggtgtctttatgaaaaagatatattagaccctaaacttgcttcaaattttaactttgaccttcaATTTTCatagtgcacaaatagacactttaactatccaattttttaaaaaataaacacgcGAGTCCTACCTGGCAAAACGCGTGATGTGCACGTATTTTACGCGAGTTAGGAGTAATTTTTTAGGCCAACAATAGtaaaaaaagatgttgaaaTGACAACTCCACCCTTAATGAAtcccttttatatatattttcatatttccaAACCAAAatctcattttaatttttttttttcaattctaaaatgaacatttaaaatatttaattagttggcAGTCATTGAGTGACTCACTAATACATGTGGGAGCGTTTGCATTTCACTCTCTTTGGCTCCAAAAATcgcgtgtttatttatttaaaggtaggatagttaaagtgtctgtttgtaaattatgaaagttggaggtcaaagttaataTTTGAAACCAAGTTTAAGGTCTAACATGTGTATTAGGCCTTGCCTTATAAAAATGTGGGACAATTTAAGTGTTGActttatgttttttatcttaGTTAAAGGTATTGGACAATCGTGTGATTATTTATGATGTCATTTAGTTATCTCATATATATAGTGgaataattaatttcagtaCTCAATCAAACGATCCCAAATATCTTGTTTATCTTTATTCGAAAATACTACATAATTAGACATATCttatttgtgtttatataaaatgagagaGATTTgatttacaaatacaaataatttaactcgattcaattgtataagAATTCAACTTTATgtagatatacaaatacatatacaatatttacatatatacaattatttaaccagtatacatacataattcaccTCTATCCATTCTCTGCCCTCTCTGGCTCacctctctcatctctctcccagtctcgctcgccactctagTCTAACATagaaaacatatacatatacaaacacaattttTATAGACAGACGAATTAGCATCCCATTTATATGATTCACCACGATTTATACAAATCAGAttctccataacaaacataatttgGCTATGGGGTGCAAACAACAAAATTGTTGTTGTAGAGcgtttatatgattttaatctTTGTTATTCCTAAAATTTACTctattgtatttatatttgaaaaatgttataaaatatatttatatattaaacttaacatattgttaatataaaatatacatgTATGGTTATTCTGTTTGgttcaaaaagaattttgatttttttttaaaattaaaaagaccatctcaattatttgtaaaagttatacatttaaataaaagtccacaatcttaattttaaaatgacacAAATCAACTTCTACGATTAGATTTAATTAGTCGAtcgatttttcatatttttttcacatcCCTACTattattgtcaaaaaaaaaattagtcaaaatatttttataagtatcCAAAATTACAATCACAAATTATATACTACATTTAACCAAAAGAGAGATTCaccataaatcataaaataaataacctcattttaaatagaagaaaatgcATTAACCTACcaatctttttatttcattccttttttcttttgggaagattatatttaatatgttattatattccttttttctttGGGAAGATTATATTTAATATGGTAATTAAATCTTTATGTATCACTCCTAGGAAAGTGATTGTGTTGTcctatattgaaataataattaaaaaaatctatataaaGCAAGAAAATGGGGATAGGTATTTGTACAAAATAAACATCTCATCACAAATTTGTTGCACACTTTTTTTAATCATGGCAATGAAGAATGCATCCATCACATTGCTCTCCATGGTTTTTATAATACTCATCACAATAGGTATATTTATCCCTCTTTTATTTcctcattaataaaattgtatattcGTTAGTATGATTAAAATCACAAACGATATATGTCTAATCAGTAATACAAAAACAACTTCTTGggattttgatatataaattcattttcACAATATTATTcctaagaaaatatatttgcatatattaaaatcatattttgatattttcaacATGTGATCTATCAATAATAccaaatgataattttttttttaggtttggAGAGTGGAAAAATCATCCTTGATAGGTGAACCATGTCAAACCAATGAGGATTGTGCTCCATTTTGTGGTAGTGTGACACCCCTTTGCTACAATTTTCGATGCATTTGTACTATAACTAATAGCAATAATAGAAAAATTTtaacaacataattaattagGAGTTTATGATTATACTAGGTAAGAGTTGCCCGTGCAAGCACGGGCCCAATGTTGTAAAATTTTTGTGAGTTCGCAAGGATAGTGCATACATGGAAACATACAGAGTCACACATATATTGTAATTATGGTTGACAGTTGTtttgtttgttgttattgttgtgttATTTACATTGAATGTTGACATGCTACTTCATTTCGACTGTTTTGGAGTGTTACTCAGCGCCAGAGGAAAAATATCTGTGAAATAAGAgtaaaaatgaatttagtaTGTAGCCATAGGGAGGAGTAAATGTGAAGTATAGCAGAGAATTTATGTGACAATCCCCTCGGGATTCACATATTCAGGTATTGTCTCTGCCATGGGCGGCCATTCGCTCTTTTAATCCCCTCTTATTGGCATGCAGCCTCAAGGGAGAATCGAACCCGTGACCTATGGCTCCTTTACATCCCTCCCAAGGCGATCTCCTTGGGAGGGATGTAAAGGAGCCATAGGTCACGGG
Proteins encoded in this region:
- the LOC101268873 gene encoding RHOMBOID-like protein 13; amino-acid sequence: MGKPLFYEILEKPATSCAIGICSAIWFYIQKSNIGYSHVGLSYETALEGHYWRIITSALSHISVLHLVFNMSALWSLGVVEQLGHLGLGVQYYLHYTLVLVVLSGMLVIGMYHILIQKFKLEYFRRVTAVGYSCVVFGWMTILSVKQPSSKLNLFGFLSLPISFAPFESLIFTSIIVPQASFIGHLSGIIVGYAVGWGLIHGMNNYWAVTMLGWTVLVFVFSLKKSGTFDLNFLEIEPVTDPSLPSVRFFAAGTGRSLQMSTLPDAGADIV